A genomic window from Quercus lobata isolate SW786 chromosome 10, ValleyOak3.0 Primary Assembly, whole genome shotgun sequence includes:
- the LOC115963609 gene encoding auxilin-related protein 2-like isoform X1 has protein sequence MNDFEGLLASDFGFKPQGKSAPMAGSKSTSTIGGSSTRPRSSSNSFEDRDSLFTANPQQKSQDFGSGFGDLFGSARYAPKLDATTTTTSSSFNFDMFRDSGAPVKSSSSSSAPPPPVYDKPVYDDDIFDGVPGLKSSSANAKYEDVFTSVAASSPPKRSGSGIGSGSDAFDDLLGGFGKVERESKGSGVNVKRSQREEKKSVPDFDDLLPGFGGSRVPSERPTSETSWSSEPTVNAARSPSSDVEDPFKILESTSHPVVSSPEHFVDPLEEISKLNNSRSTKSEDFSAANGGANDDADPFEGLGKSVPAFSAERSNRGKDKSPSRTDTNASWNRTSTSKESIQRTSVRSPESHSQRKTPVQSDQESHQTPFDMPTFSSDSHKSFGQTASPPSYVNASSNEANVHVDMSPRSEENLESSEDVWLTVSEIPLFTQPTNAPPPSRPPPPRPVQVSNSRGRSGSPAYTNSRKMNEYNSFPNSARFSQGPKSASAAASDSVASPFDDLDDFAMGRSQNNVDERANGVPSEELEMNSVAAAMKEAMDRAEAKFRHAREVRERESTKAARSRDTVQFEKDERTTQDERVLREKPERIDRERLQRERAEEEREQKRLQKERERAREIEREREEKEREQRRLEKERERARQAVERATREARERAAIDARLRAEKAAVEKANSEARERAERAAVQRAQAEARERAAADAKERAERAATEAKERAAVARAEAEARVRAERAAVERAAAEARERAAAAARMNQQKNENDLESFFSMGRASSAPRPRNNPSEPFDSQFQNRQEPEVARKSATVSTNIRKANSATNIVDDLSSIFGAAPSSGEFQDVEGENEDRRRARLERHQRTQERAAKALAEKNERDLQTQRDQAERHRIAETLDAEIKRWASGKEGNLRALLSTMQYVCFCDLYSIYLTSINA, from the exons ATGAACGACTTCGAGGGCCTATTAGCCTCCGATTTCGGCTTCAAACCCCAAGGCAAATCGGCTCCGATGGCCGGTTccaaatccacctccaccatcgGAGGATCGTCAACGCGTCCTCGCTCCTCCTCCAATTCCTTCGAAGATCGCGATTCTCTCTTCACGGCCAACCCGCAGCAGAAATCCCAAGATTTCGGTTCCGGATTCGGCGATCTCTTCGGCTCCGCTCGCTACGCCCCCAAATTGGacgccaccaccaccacgacTTCTTCCTCCTTCAATTTCGATATGTTTCGCGATTCCGGTGCTCCGGTGAAGTCTTCGTCTTCATCGTCGGCGCCTCCTCCACCTGTCTACGACAAGCCGGTTTACGATGATGACATTTTTGACGGAGTCCCCGGGCTCAAGAGCTCGTCGGCAAACGCGAAGTACGAAGACGTTTTCACATCGGTTGCAGCTTCATCGCCGCCGAAACGGAGCGGTAGCGGGATTGGGAGCGGGAGCGATGCGTTTGACGATCTTCTAGGGGGATTCGGGAAGGTGGAGCGTGAGTCAAAGGGTTCGGGCGTAAATGTAAAGCGATCGCAGagggaggagaagaagagtgtGCCGGATTTCGATGATTTGCTACCTGGCTTCGGTGGTTCTAGGGTTCCTAGTGAAAG GCCAACTTCAGAGACCAGCTGGTCCTCAGAACCAACTGTCAATGCAGCTAGATCTCCCTCCAGCGACGTGGAAGACCCCTTTAAAATATTAGAATCAACTTCACATCCTGTTGTTTCATCTCCTGAGCACTTTGTTGATCCATTAGAAGAAATTAGTAAGCTCAATAATTCACGAAGCACAAAAAGTGAGGATTTTTCTGCTGCTAATGGAGGAGCAAATGATGATGCTGACCCCTTTGAAGGCCTTGGGAAATCTGTACCAGCATTTTCAGCAGAGAGGAGTAACAGGGGGAAGGACAAGAGTCCTTCAAGGACAGATACGAATGCAAGTTGGAACAGAACTTCCACTAGTAAAGAATCAATTCAAAGAACGTCTGTGAGAAGTCCTGAAAGTCACTCACAGAGGAAAACACCTGTTCAAAGTGATCAGGAGTCTCATCAGACCCCATTCGACATGCCAACATTTTCATCTGATTCTCATAAATCTTTTGGTCAAACAGCTTCTCCCCCTTCCTATGTAAATGCTAGTTCTAATGAGGCAAATGTTCATGTAGATATGTCTCCTAGATCTGAAGAAAATTTGGAATCATCGGAAGATGTATGGCTGACTGTATCAGAGATTCCTCTTTTCACACAACCCACGAatgctccaccaccttcaaggCCCCCTCCCCCCAGGCCAGTACAGGTTTCAAATTCAAGGGGAAGATCAGGTTCCCCTGCTTACACAAATTCAAGAAAGATGAATGAGTACAATTCTTTCCCGAATTCTGCTCGATTCTCTCAGGGTCCCAAGTCAGCTTCTGCTGCAGCGAGTGACTCAGTTGCATCTCCCTTTGATGACCTTGATGACTTTGCCATGGGTAGGAGTCAAAATAATGTTGATGAGAGAGCAAATGGTGTTCCTAGTGAAGAATTGGAGATGAACTCAGTTGCCGCTGCCATGAAGGAGGCTATGGATAGAGCTGAGGCTAAATTCAGACATGCGAGGGAagtaagggagagagagagtacaaaaGCTGCTAGAAGTAGAGATACTGTGCAGTTTGAAAAAGATGAGAGAACTACGCAAGATGAGAGAGTATTAAGAGAGAAACCAGAAAGGATAGACCGTGAACGGTTGCAGAGAGAAAGGgcagaggaagagagggaacaAAAAAGACTTcagaaggagagggagagagctaGGGAAATTGAGAGGGAAAGGGAGGAGAAGGAGAGAGAACAGAGGAGGCTTGAGAAGGAAAGGGAGAGAGCGAGGCAAGCTGTGGAAAGGGCTACTAGGGAGGCACGTGAAAGAGCTGCTATTGATGCTCGCCTAAGAGCTGAAAAAGCTGCCGTTGAGAAGGCAAATTCTGAAGCTCGAGAGCGTGCTGAAAGGGCTGCTGTCCAGAGAGCACAAGCTGAAGCCCGTGAAAGGGCAGCTGCAGATGCAAAGGAGAGGGCTGAAAGGGCTGCAACAGAAGCAAAGGAGAGAGCTGCAGTAGCAAGGGCTGAAGCCGAAGCACGAGTAAGGGCAGAACGAGCTGCTGTAGAAAGGGCTGCAGCAGAGGCTCGAGAAAGGGCTGCAGCTGCTGCGAGGATGAACcaacaaaagaatgaaaatgatcTTGAATCCTTCTTTAGCATGGGTCGAGCCAGCAGTGCGCCAAGGCCTAGGAATAACCCTTCG GAACCATTTGATTCCCAATTTCAGAACAGGCAAGAACCTGAAGTCGCGAGAAAATCTGCAACAGTTTCCACAAACATTAGGAAAGCAAATTCAGCAACAAATATTGTTGACGACCTTTCGTCAATTTTTGGAG CTGCTCCATCATCTGGGGAGTTCCAGGATGTTGAAGGAGAAAATGAAGACAGACGAAGAGCCAGGTTGGAACGCCACCAGAGGACCCAGGAGCGTGCG GCTAAAGCACTAGCTGAGAAGAATGAGAGGGACCTTCAAACTCAGAGGGATCAAGCCGAGAGACAT AGGATTGCGGAAACACTGGATGCTGAGATCAAGCGTTGGGCTTCAGGGAAAGAGGGGAATTTGCGTGCTTTGCTCTCAACTATGCAATATGTATGTTTTTGTGATCTATATTCCATTTATCTGACATCAATTAATGCTTAG
- the LOC115963609 gene encoding auxilin-related protein 2-like isoform X2 has protein sequence MNDFEGLLASDFGFKPQGKSAPMAGSKSTSTIGGSSTRPRSSSNSFEDRDSLFTANPQQKSQDFGSGFGDLFGSARYAPKLDATTTTTSSSFNFDMFRDSGAPVKSSSSSSAPPPPVYDKPVYDDDIFDGVPGLKSSSANAKYEDVFTSVAASSPPKRSGSGIGSGSDAFDDLLGGFGKVERESKGSGVNVKRSQREEKKSVPDFDDLLPGFGGSRVPSERPTSETSWSSEPTVNAARSPSSDVEDPFKILESTSHPVVSSPEHFVDPLEEISKLNNSRSTKSEDFSAANGGANDDADPFEGLGKSVPAFSAERSNRGKDKSPSRTDTNASWNRTSTSKESIQRTSVRSPESHSQRKTPVQSDQESHQTPFDMPTFSSDSHKSFGQTASPPSYVNASSNEANVHVDMSPRSEENLESSEDVWLTVSEIPLFTQPTNAPPPSRPPPPRPVQVSNSRGRSGSPAYTNSRKMNEYNSFPNSARFSQGPKSASAAASDSVASPFDDLDDFAMGRSQNNVDERANGVPSEELEMNSVAAAMKEAMDRAEAKFRHAREVRERESTKAARSRDTVQFEKDERTTQDERVLREKPERIDRERLQRERAEEEREQKRLQKERERAREIEREREEKEREQRRLEKERERARQAVERATREARERAAIDARLRAEKAAVEKANSEARERAERAAVQRAQAEARERAAADAKERAERAATEAKERAAVARAEAEARVRAERAAVERAAAEARERAAAAARMNQQKNENDLESFFSMGRASSAPRPRNNPSNRQEPEVARKSATVSTNIRKANSATNIVDDLSSIFGAAPSSGEFQDVEGENEDRRRARLERHQRTQERAAKALAEKNERDLQTQRDQAERHRIAETLDAEIKRWASGKEGNLRALLSTMQYVCFCDLYSIYLTSINA, from the exons ATGAACGACTTCGAGGGCCTATTAGCCTCCGATTTCGGCTTCAAACCCCAAGGCAAATCGGCTCCGATGGCCGGTTccaaatccacctccaccatcgGAGGATCGTCAACGCGTCCTCGCTCCTCCTCCAATTCCTTCGAAGATCGCGATTCTCTCTTCACGGCCAACCCGCAGCAGAAATCCCAAGATTTCGGTTCCGGATTCGGCGATCTCTTCGGCTCCGCTCGCTACGCCCCCAAATTGGacgccaccaccaccacgacTTCTTCCTCCTTCAATTTCGATATGTTTCGCGATTCCGGTGCTCCGGTGAAGTCTTCGTCTTCATCGTCGGCGCCTCCTCCACCTGTCTACGACAAGCCGGTTTACGATGATGACATTTTTGACGGAGTCCCCGGGCTCAAGAGCTCGTCGGCAAACGCGAAGTACGAAGACGTTTTCACATCGGTTGCAGCTTCATCGCCGCCGAAACGGAGCGGTAGCGGGATTGGGAGCGGGAGCGATGCGTTTGACGATCTTCTAGGGGGATTCGGGAAGGTGGAGCGTGAGTCAAAGGGTTCGGGCGTAAATGTAAAGCGATCGCAGagggaggagaagaagagtgtGCCGGATTTCGATGATTTGCTACCTGGCTTCGGTGGTTCTAGGGTTCCTAGTGAAAG GCCAACTTCAGAGACCAGCTGGTCCTCAGAACCAACTGTCAATGCAGCTAGATCTCCCTCCAGCGACGTGGAAGACCCCTTTAAAATATTAGAATCAACTTCACATCCTGTTGTTTCATCTCCTGAGCACTTTGTTGATCCATTAGAAGAAATTAGTAAGCTCAATAATTCACGAAGCACAAAAAGTGAGGATTTTTCTGCTGCTAATGGAGGAGCAAATGATGATGCTGACCCCTTTGAAGGCCTTGGGAAATCTGTACCAGCATTTTCAGCAGAGAGGAGTAACAGGGGGAAGGACAAGAGTCCTTCAAGGACAGATACGAATGCAAGTTGGAACAGAACTTCCACTAGTAAAGAATCAATTCAAAGAACGTCTGTGAGAAGTCCTGAAAGTCACTCACAGAGGAAAACACCTGTTCAAAGTGATCAGGAGTCTCATCAGACCCCATTCGACATGCCAACATTTTCATCTGATTCTCATAAATCTTTTGGTCAAACAGCTTCTCCCCCTTCCTATGTAAATGCTAGTTCTAATGAGGCAAATGTTCATGTAGATATGTCTCCTAGATCTGAAGAAAATTTGGAATCATCGGAAGATGTATGGCTGACTGTATCAGAGATTCCTCTTTTCACACAACCCACGAatgctccaccaccttcaaggCCCCCTCCCCCCAGGCCAGTACAGGTTTCAAATTCAAGGGGAAGATCAGGTTCCCCTGCTTACACAAATTCAAGAAAGATGAATGAGTACAATTCTTTCCCGAATTCTGCTCGATTCTCTCAGGGTCCCAAGTCAGCTTCTGCTGCAGCGAGTGACTCAGTTGCATCTCCCTTTGATGACCTTGATGACTTTGCCATGGGTAGGAGTCAAAATAATGTTGATGAGAGAGCAAATGGTGTTCCTAGTGAAGAATTGGAGATGAACTCAGTTGCCGCTGCCATGAAGGAGGCTATGGATAGAGCTGAGGCTAAATTCAGACATGCGAGGGAagtaagggagagagagagtacaaaaGCTGCTAGAAGTAGAGATACTGTGCAGTTTGAAAAAGATGAGAGAACTACGCAAGATGAGAGAGTATTAAGAGAGAAACCAGAAAGGATAGACCGTGAACGGTTGCAGAGAGAAAGGgcagaggaagagagggaacaAAAAAGACTTcagaaggagagggagagagctaGGGAAATTGAGAGGGAAAGGGAGGAGAAGGAGAGAGAACAGAGGAGGCTTGAGAAGGAAAGGGAGAGAGCGAGGCAAGCTGTGGAAAGGGCTACTAGGGAGGCACGTGAAAGAGCTGCTATTGATGCTCGCCTAAGAGCTGAAAAAGCTGCCGTTGAGAAGGCAAATTCTGAAGCTCGAGAGCGTGCTGAAAGGGCTGCTGTCCAGAGAGCACAAGCTGAAGCCCGTGAAAGGGCAGCTGCAGATGCAAAGGAGAGGGCTGAAAGGGCTGCAACAGAAGCAAAGGAGAGAGCTGCAGTAGCAAGGGCTGAAGCCGAAGCACGAGTAAGGGCAGAACGAGCTGCTGTAGAAAGGGCTGCAGCAGAGGCTCGAGAAAGGGCTGCAGCTGCTGCGAGGATGAACcaacaaaagaatgaaaatgatcTTGAATCCTTCTTTAGCATGGGTCGAGCCAGCAGTGCGCCAAGGCCTAGGAATAACCCTTCG AACAGGCAAGAACCTGAAGTCGCGAGAAAATCTGCAACAGTTTCCACAAACATTAGGAAAGCAAATTCAGCAACAAATATTGTTGACGACCTTTCGTCAATTTTTGGAG CTGCTCCATCATCTGGGGAGTTCCAGGATGTTGAAGGAGAAAATGAAGACAGACGAAGAGCCAGGTTGGAACGCCACCAGAGGACCCAGGAGCGTGCG GCTAAAGCACTAGCTGAGAAGAATGAGAGGGACCTTCAAACTCAGAGGGATCAAGCCGAGAGACAT AGGATTGCGGAAACACTGGATGCTGAGATCAAGCGTTGGGCTTCAGGGAAAGAGGGGAATTTGCGTGCTTTGCTCTCAACTATGCAATATGTATGTTTTTGTGATCTATATTCCATTTATCTGACATCAATTAATGCTTAG